The Apium graveolens cultivar Ventura chromosome 6, ASM990537v1, whole genome shotgun sequence genome contains a region encoding:
- the LOC141668887 gene encoding mitochondrial import inner membrane translocase subunit TIM23-2-like, translating to MANSTEQKPSTRHYHPYQSLNTPIHKLYELPTSPEYLFHEEAAAQRRSWSENLQYYTGSGYLTGAILGGLKGTVEGINSAERGESLKLRINRVLNSGGHTGRKFGNTLGVIGLLFSGLESTALHYRGTDDLFNSVVAGLGTGAIFRATRGAKSAVLAGAIGGLAAGAAGIGKQALKRYVPI from the coding sequence ATGGCAAATTCAACGGAACAAAAGCCCTCAACTCGTCACTACCACCCTTATCAAAGCCTCAACACCCCAATTCACAAGCTTTACGAGCTACCCACTTCGCCTGAGTATCTTTTCCACGAAGAAGCCGCGGCTCAGCGACGCTCTTGGAGCGAGAATCTGCAGTATTATACCGGGTCGGGTTATTTAACCGGAGCTATATTGGGGGGTTTGAAAGGGACAGTTGAGGGGATCAATTCTGCGGAGAGAGGAGAGTCTTTGAAGCTTAGGATTAATCGGGTTTTGAATTCGGGTGGGCATACGGGTCGGAAATTTGGGAATACTCTTGGTGTTATTGGGCTGCTTTTTTCGGGGTTGGAGAGTACTGCTTTGCATTACAGGGGGACTGATGATTTGTTTAATAGTGTGGTGGCTGGGTTAGGGACTGGAGCGATTTTCCGCGCTACGAGAGGAGCTAAGTCTGCTGTGCTTGCGGGTGCTATTGGTGGATTGGCTGCTGGTGCTGCTGGGATTGGTAAGCAGGCACTTAAGCGTTATGTTCCGATTTAA